A portion of the Thermoflexus hugenholtzii JAD2 genome contains these proteins:
- a CDS encoding class I SAM-dependent methyltransferase: protein MSKDVKAGHYFNKHESTNPFIRMVVNKYRKTLQRLIVGLPISSALEVGSGEGYILYYIREVRPDILLIGSDISEEMVRLAQNRHCGIIWCVAEAENLPFLDDSFDLVIACEVLEHVLDPNIVLKQLRRVSKKFCIISVPEEPLWRILNMLRGKYLRDFGNTPGHIHHWSADGISRLVKDYFDSIEVVKSVPWVFLRAIKN, encoded by the coding sequence ATGTCTAAGGATGTTAAGGCAGGTCATTATTTTAATAAACATGAGTCTACAAATCCTTTTATCAGGATGGTTGTAAACAAATACCGAAAAACTTTGCAGCGGTTGATTGTTGGTCTGCCTATTAGCTCTGCATTGGAGGTAGGTAGCGGAGAAGGATATATTTTATATTATATTCGAGAGGTAAGACCAGATATTCTGCTAATAGGATCCGATATAAGCGAAGAAATGGTGCGCTTGGCCCAGAATCGGCATTGCGGAATTATCTGGTGCGTTGCTGAAGCAGAAAATCTTCCGTTTTTAGACGACTCGTTCGATTTGGTAATAGCTTGTGAGGTTTTAGAACATGTTTTAGACCCAAATATTGTGCTTAAACAGTTAAGGCGGGTTAGCAAGAAATTCTGCATTATTAGTGTGCCGGAAGAGCCTTTGTGGAGGATACTCAACATGTTGCGTGGAAAATATTTACGTGATTTTGGAAATACGCCAGGACATATTCACCACTGGTCAGCAGATGGTATATCACGTCTAGTAAAAGACTATTTCGATAGTATAGAAGTCGTAAAGAGCGTTCCATGGGTCTTTTTGCGTGCTATTAAAAATTAA